In the Candidatus Cloacimonas acidaminovorans str. Evry genome, one interval contains:
- the purL gene encoding phosphoribosylformylglycinamidine synthase subunit PurL gives MKKDEITPELVAEHNLSPEEYERILDILKCEPTFVELGIFSVMWSEHASYKNSALLLKTLPKEGSFILAKAGEENAGLIDIGQGLAISFKIESHNHPSALEPYHGAATGVGGILRDIFTMGAKPIAVLDSLRFGKPENPKVQHLLKEVVRGIADYGNCFGVPTVGGEVYFEDSYEGNPLVNAMAVGIVKHNKIARSAASGIGNAVLIVGAKTGRDGIHGATFASVDLSEKSEEKRTAVQVGDPFLEKLLLEATLEAIEEGLIVAIQDMGAAGLTCSSSEMAGKGNVGMEIDVSLVPQRETGMTPYEIMLSESQERMLVIVKPENLERIKSIFAKWDLDAVQIGKVTADKILRVFYGEEKVAEIPAETLILGGSAPVYKRASKYPEYLEALHNFDPDKVPEPSNYAEVLFKLISSPNLCSRFPVYYQYDYMVQIGTVVEPGSDAAVIRILDTDMAIALSTDCNGRYCFLDPYAGTVSAVAESARNVVCSGAKPIAITNCLNFGNPYKPEVYYCFSETIRGMSDACKILGTPVTGGNVSFYNENPEGAIYPTPVIGMLGLMNDFRKATNQYFKKENTRIILLGSLQADLGGSEYLKIQFNKVAGKPPKIDLEEELRLQDLILELIDNSLINSAHDVSDGGLLVALLECCFAPDNIFGATLNFAFSDKPSKVYFGEAGGRILISAPPENCQAIKETAEKHNIEYHELGYVSGKAEFVVNNHIDEDIEILYSAWRQGIKI, from the coding sequence ATGAAAAAGGATGAAATAACACCCGAACTTGTTGCTGAGCATAACTTAAGCCCTGAAGAATATGAACGCATTTTAGATATTCTAAAGTGTGAACCGACTTTTGTAGAACTGGGTATTTTCAGTGTAATGTGGAGTGAACATGCAAGTTATAAAAACTCCGCTTTATTATTAAAGACCCTTCCTAAAGAGGGCTCCTTTATTTTAGCCAAAGCGGGAGAAGAAAATGCCGGTTTGATTGATATTGGACAGGGCTTAGCAATATCTTTTAAAATAGAAAGCCATAATCATCCTTCTGCTTTGGAACCCTATCATGGTGCTGCTACAGGTGTAGGAGGCATTTTAAGAGATATTTTTACTATGGGTGCCAAACCCATTGCTGTTCTGGATTCTTTGCGTTTTGGCAAGCCGGAAAATCCTAAAGTTCAGCATCTATTGAAAGAAGTTGTTAGAGGCATAGCAGATTACGGAAATTGTTTCGGAGTTCCCACCGTTGGAGGAGAGGTCTATTTTGAAGATAGCTATGAAGGCAATCCTTTAGTTAATGCTATGGCTGTAGGAATCGTGAAACATAATAAGATAGCTCGTTCAGCTGCTTCCGGAATTGGGAATGCAGTCCTCATTGTAGGCGCAAAAACAGGACGAGATGGAATTCATGGAGCTACTTTTGCCTCTGTGGATTTGAGTGAAAAATCCGAAGAAAAAAGAACAGCTGTGCAGGTTGGAGACCCTTTTCTGGAAAAACTGTTGCTGGAGGCAACTTTAGAAGCAATTGAGGAAGGGCTTATTGTTGCTATTCAAGATATGGGAGCTGCGGGTTTAACCTGTTCCAGTTCAGAAATGGCAGGAAAAGGAAATGTAGGTATGGAAATTGATGTTTCTCTTGTTCCGCAAAGAGAAACAGGAATGACACCCTATGAAATTATGCTTTCGGAATCGCAGGAAAGGATGCTCGTGATTGTGAAACCGGAAAATCTGGAACGCATCAAGTCCATATTTGCCAAATGGGATTTAGATGCAGTTCAAATTGGTAAAGTTACCGCTGATAAAATACTCCGGGTTTTTTATGGAGAAGAAAAAGTAGCGGAAATTCCAGCTGAAACACTTATTTTAGGTGGCTCAGCACCGGTTTATAAACGCGCAAGCAAATACCCTGAATACCTTGAAGCATTACATAATTTTGATCCGGATAAAGTTCCCGAGCCCTCAAATTATGCAGAAGTTCTTTTTAAGCTTATTTCTTCTCCCAATCTTTGCAGTCGCTTTCCGGTTTATTATCAATATGATTATATGGTGCAAATTGGAACTGTTGTAGAACCAGGTTCGGATGCCGCTGTAATTAGAATTTTGGATACGGATATGGCAATTGCTTTAAGCACCGATTGTAATGGCAGATATTGTTTTTTAGACCCCTATGCGGGAACAGTTTCTGCCGTTGCAGAATCCGCCAGAAATGTTGTCTGTAGTGGAGCTAAACCAATTGCCATCACTAATTGCCTGAATTTTGGCAATCCTTATAAGCCGGAGGTCTATTATTGTTTCAGTGAGACAATTCGGGGAATGAGTGATGCCTGTAAAATTTTAGGAACTCCAGTTACCGGAGGTAATGTATCTTTCTATAATGAAAATCCGGAAGGAGCAATTTATCCTACACCTGTTATCGGAATGCTTGGTTTGATGAATGATTTTCGTAAGGCAACAAATCAATATTTCAAAAAGGAAAACACAAGAATTATTCTTCTGGGTTCTTTGCAAGCGGACTTGGGAGGGAGTGAATATCTTAAAATACAATTTAATAAGGTTGCCGGCAAACCACCCAAAATTGATTTGGAAGAGGAACTGCGCTTGCAGGATTTAATTTTGGAACTGATTGATAATAGCTTAATAAATAGCGCTCATGATGTTTCCGATGGCGGATTATTAGTAGCTCTATTGGAGTGCTGTTTTGCTCCGGATAATATTTTCGGAGCTACACTGAATTTTGCCTTTTCGGATAAGCCCTCTAAGGTCTATTTTGGTGAAGCAGGCGGTAGAATTTTAATTAGTGCGCCTCCGGAAAACTGCCAAGCCATAAAAGAAACTGCCGAAAAACATAACATAGAATATCACGAACTGGGTTATGTTTCAGGCAAGGCAGAATTTGTTGTAAATAACCATATAGATGAAGATATAGAAATTCTTTACTCTGCCTGGAGGCAGGGAATAAAAATATAA
- a CDS encoding Sua5/YciO/YrdC/YwlC family protein, whose translation MLVLKDPGLRKLEKFIANNPLIHSTILHWTGSMWGIGCRLSSSETIARIETLKQRADKQGFIALIPDMSVLEQDKIPAPIRPLMNQYWPGNLTLIFNYDDPQFAGIKRGNKVALRVPSDPALRALISLLGEPLISTSVNVSGLMPEENYERIVRNYDSWFDFALLPSSREMKRPSEPSTIIEYIGSEESGSNDDIKCLREGSIPFYEIKQAFQLPVVMFVCSANICRSPMAEKLFRKMIREHNLGLATDSCGLLPGGRMISLESLQLLLERGIIDAEQHISKQVTPQLISSSWLILTMEERQRDLLRSAYPNNARRIWTLNEIVDEQGDIDDPFGNNLESYKKTCEIIEDRLRRLTEKLKNNELRI comes from the coding sequence ATGCTTGTTTTGAAAGACCCCGGCTTACGCAAGCTGGAAAAATTTATTGCTAATAATCCGCTAATCCATTCTACTATTTTGCATTGGACCGGTTCAATGTGGGGAATCGGTTGCCGACTTTCCTCTTCAGAAACAATTGCTCGCATAGAAACACTAAAACAAAGAGCGGATAAACAGGGTTTTATTGCTCTTATTCCCGATATGAGTGTTTTGGAACAAGATAAAATTCCTGCACCTATTAGACCTTTGATGAATCAGTATTGGCCTGGAAATCTAACCCTAATTTTTAACTATGATGACCCTCAATTTGCCGGAATAAAAAGGGGAAATAAAGTTGCCTTAAGAGTTCCTTCCGATCCTGCTTTAAGAGCTTTAATTTCTTTGCTGGGAGAACCCCTTATCAGTACCAGCGTTAATGTTTCAGGTCTGATGCCGGAAGAAAATTATGAGAGAATTGTGCGTAATTATGATTCCTGGTTTGATTTTGCTTTACTGCCTTCTTCCCGGGAAATGAAAAGACCATCCGAACCTTCTACTATTATAGAATATATCGGTTCTGAAGAAAGCGGAAGTAATGACGATATAAAATGTTTGCGAGAGGGTTCTATTCCTTTTTATGAAATAAAACAGGCGTTTCAACTACCGGTAGTGATGTTTGTCTGTTCAGCCAATATTTGTCGTTCTCCAATGGCGGAAAAGCTATTCCGCAAGATGATTAGAGAACACAATTTAGGACTGGCAACAGATTCTTGCGGTTTGCTTCCCGGAGGACGGATGATTTCCTTAGAATCACTTCAGTTGCTGTTGGAACGAGGCATTATTGATGCTGAACAACATATTTCTAAACAAGTTACTCCCCAGTTGATTTCCTCCAGTTGGTTGATTTTAACGATGGAAGAAAGACAGCGTGATTTATTGCGCAGTGCCTATCCCAATAATGCACGCAGGATTTGGACTCTGAATGAAATAGTTGACGAACAGGGTGATATAGATGATCCTTTTGGAAATAATCTGGAAAGCTATAAAAAAACCTGTGAAATTATTGAAGACCGTTTACGGAGGTTAACGGAAAAGCTGAAAAATAATGAATTGAGGATATAG
- a CDS encoding murein hydrolase activator EnvC family protein — MPRKCLIILLCAFFTLCYADELEDKMRQLREMQRQLESTEQKVKQTQTKKQQTESEIKRTASLKQRTEKNLQKLKTEEKIVQDSLKSVQQRIAVTEMRLQDMHREQNAELDLLLRVDKSYKKLNINHRDQRLLKDFIQGTRQKIDILSGYKIALTQVQELHKAHATKVSRGMREESSKKSSYEKQIKTLSSQSQKLTEEQKRLQAQVEKLKKDSAELEGLIAQLMKQQGKEPPSYQFTGKKISWPLRGKIIRSFGQETRGYGTSVVSNGIDIAAKEGTKVVAADDGEVIFADRYGGQGKLIIIDHKNGFFTLYAYNSELLVSRGTKVKRGQTIAKSGMTGSASEPSLHFELRKDGKAINPIPYLE; from the coding sequence ATGCCTCGTAAATGTCTAATAATTTTGCTATGTGCTTTTTTCACACTATGTTATGCCGATGAACTGGAAGATAAAATGCGGCAATTGAGAGAAATGCAACGCCAATTGGAAAGCACAGAACAAAAAGTGAAACAGACCCAAACCAAAAAACAGCAAACCGAAAGTGAGATAAAACGAACTGCTTCTCTGAAACAAAGAACGGAAAAAAACCTGCAAAAGCTGAAAACGGAAGAGAAAATTGTGCAGGATTCTCTTAAATCAGTTCAGCAAAGAATTGCGGTTACGGAAATGCGTTTGCAGGATATGCACAGAGAACAAAATGCGGAACTGGATTTGCTGTTGAGAGTGGATAAGTCCTATAAGAAATTAAATATAAATCATCGTGATCAGCGTTTACTGAAGGATTTTATTCAAGGCACCAGACAAAAAATAGATATTCTTTCCGGCTATAAGATTGCGCTTACACAAGTTCAGGAACTTCATAAAGCTCATGCTACAAAGGTTTCTCGCGGTATGCGCGAAGAAAGCTCTAAAAAATCCAGCTACGAAAAACAGATTAAAACCCTATCCAGTCAAAGCCAAAAATTAACTGAAGAACAGAAAAGATTACAGGCACAGGTGGAAAAACTGAAAAAGGACAGCGCTGAATTGGAAGGTCTCATCGCTCAATTGATGAAACAACAAGGCAAAGAACCACCAAGCTATCAATTTACCGGCAAAAAAATCTCCTGGCCCCTAAGAGGAAAAATAATTCGTAGTTTCGGACAGGAAACCCGAGGATATGGAACAAGCGTAGTTAGCAACGGAATTGATATTGCCGCCAAAGAAGGAACAAAAGTAGTTGCTGCTGATGATGGAGAAGTAATTTTTGCTGATCGCTACGGTGGACAGGGCAAACTTATTATTATTGATCATAAAAACGGCTTTTTCACTCTTTATGCCTATAACAGTGAATTACTGGTAAGCAGAGGAACTAAAGTAAAAAGAGGTCAAACCATTGCCAAAAGCGGAATGACCGGCTCGGCAAGTGAACCCTCATTACATTTTGAACTGCGTAAAGATGGAAAAGCTATCAATCCTATACCGTATTTGGAATGA
- a CDS encoding ABC transporter ATP-binding protein has product MNKHIKWILEQYKAQKWFVLIMVVLTLLSSFVSIAFPYVFKEMLDLLKDILQFPQKYPEPMKAVYRIIKILFAIGLAQLVTGLYPGIRGWVNMRFEHSLRVLYFKHILTKDFSFFQKFRTGDIVTRLTDDLSDYPRVSWFLCSGIFRAFNSFSMIVFALVVMFSINVKLTLLSIAPLPFMMLIFYFTADKVYTNYNRNQQAISAINNQLEMSFSGIRIVKSFVSEEKYNRFFDIALAKRFKTEMSMVKLNAILSLIWQYIDYIAQIGVILFGGYLAVKGEITVGTFFLFYTYLSMMIYPLIDLPQLFVSGKQAFVNIDRLEEMKNYPTLNDEFKGHHKVKEFSTLSFENVSFQYPDKPSPVLKNVSFELGRGEKMLILGATGSGKTTIANLILGLLKANSGIIKINGKPINEIDIKSLRNIVAYVPQEPLLFGGSVKDNILFAVEQASEKDYQIAVKTSQLEDEIASFPDRDNTFVGNRGLSVSGGQKQRLTIARALIKKPQLLILDDITASLDAENEEKLWQALRENYPDISAIVISHRLSTLHYVDSVLFIDSQGYAHKGSHDYLVFNNQEYHDFLRDHLKQENEK; this is encoded by the coding sequence ATGAATAAACACATAAAATGGATTCTGGAACAGTATAAGGCACAAAAATGGTTTGTGCTCATAATGGTGGTTTTGACCCTTCTGTCTTCCTTTGTGTCTATTGCTTTTCCTTATGTTTTCAAAGAAATGCTTGACCTGCTGAAGGACATTTTACAGTTTCCGCAAAAATATCCGGAACCGATGAAAGCGGTTTATAGAATTATTAAAATTCTGTTTGCTATCGGTTTGGCACAACTTGTTACAGGCCTTTATCCCGGAATTAGGGGCTGGGTAAATATGCGTTTTGAGCATTCTTTGCGGGTGCTTTATTTTAAACATATTTTAACTAAGGATTTCAGTTTCTTCCAGAAATTCAGAACAGGAGATATAGTTACCCGTTTAACAGATGACCTTTCCGATTATCCAAGAGTTAGCTGGTTTTTATGTTCCGGCATTTTTCGGGCTTTCAATTCTTTCAGTATGATTGTATTTGCGTTAGTTGTGATGTTCAGCATCAATGTAAAACTTACCCTTCTTTCTATAGCTCCTCTCCCTTTTATGATGCTGATATTCTATTTCACAGCGGACAAGGTTTATACGAATTACAATCGTAATCAGCAGGCAATTTCCGCTATCAATAATCAACTGGAAATGAGTTTTTCGGGAATCAGGATTGTAAAAAGCTTTGTGAGCGAAGAAAAATATAACCGCTTTTTTGATATTGCGCTTGCTAAAAGGTTCAAAACGGAAATGAGTATGGTGAAACTAAATGCCATTCTTTCTTTAATATGGCAATATATTGACTACATTGCTCAAATTGGAGTTATCCTATTCGGTGGCTATCTTGCCGTGAAAGGAGAAATTACGGTGGGCACTTTTTTCCTGTTTTACACCTATCTTTCTATGATGATTTATCCGTTAATTGACTTGCCTCAGCTCTTTGTTTCAGGCAAACAGGCATTTGTAAATATAGACCGTTTGGAGGAAATGAAGAATTATCCTACCTTGAATGATGAATTTAAGGGTCATCATAAGGTAAAGGAATTCTCCACATTATCTTTTGAAAATGTATCTTTTCAGTATCCCGATAAGCCCTCTCCCGTGCTTAAAAATGTTAGTTTTGAACTTGGCAGGGGAGAAAAAATGCTTATTTTAGGAGCTACAGGCAGCGGAAAAACTACTATTGCCAATCTTATTTTAGGACTGCTGAAAGCCAATAGCGGCATCATTAAAATCAATGGAAAACCCATAAATGAAATAGATATTAAATCCCTGCGTAATATTGTTGCCTATGTTCCCCAGGAGCCACTTCTTTTTGGTGGTTCGGTGAAAGATAACATCCTTTTTGCGGTAGAACAAGCATCTGAAAAGGATTACCAAATTGCAGTTAAAACCTCTCAGCTGGAAGATGAAATTGCTTCTTTTCCGGATAGAGATAATACCTTTGTAGGAAATAGAGGACTTAGCGTTTCCGGTGGTCAAAAACAACGATTAACCATTGCCCGCGCCTTAATAAAAAAACCGCAACTGCTTATTTTAGATGATATAACTGCTTCCCTGGATGCAGAAAATGAAGAAAAACTTTGGCAGGCACTACGGGAAAATTATCCTGATATTTCCGCTATCGTAATTTCTCATCGTCTTTCTACCCTGCATTATGTTGACAGTGTGCTTTTTATTGACTCTCAGGGCTATGCTCATAAAGGTTCTCATGATTATTTGGTTTTTAATAATCAGGAATATCACGACTTTCTAAGAGACCATCTAAAACAGGAAAACGAAAAATAG